A single region of the Nocardioides aurantiacus genome encodes:
- the recD gene encoding exodeoxyribonuclease V subunit alpha: MTTATTGPWTDPGDRRRVLGATGLLARFNHPEVLAAADVHVAQRLGSLAQETDDEVLLAVALAVRAVRTGSVCLDLATIGALPLEDDVVLPWPEPTAWTAAVASSALVAQQLLRLDGTRLYLDRYWREEGQVCDDLVARVRRDPPEVDVALLEAGLERVFPGEGYAEQRDAARGAAVRWTTVLTGGPGTGKTTTVAGLLTLVAEQHELLTGRPPRMALSAPTGKAAARLQEAVQEATERLAPADQQRLGVLQASTLHRLLGWRPDSRVRFRHHRGNRLPHDVVVVDETSMVSLTMMARLLEAMRPDARLVLVGDPDQLASVEAGAVLADLVAGLEDGADSPVAALRRTHRFGARIGALADALRTGDADAALAQLRAGGGEVELVDAADEAAMTRFRDEVADVAVELRRTGEAGDRTGALAALGGHRLLCAHREGPYGVGGWNRLVERLVAERTGVTHYDEWYAGRPILVTANDYDQLLNNGDMGATVRDADGRLRVVVQVGGATRELATSRLAGVETVHAMTVHKSQGSQARVVSVVLPDEQSRLLTRELFYTAVTRAQERVRVVGTEAAVRAAVSREVQRASGLRERLRGALAEPPGGGVTLQE; this comes from the coding sequence ATGACCACCGCCACCACGGGTCCCTGGACCGACCCGGGCGACCGGCGCCGGGTGCTCGGAGCCACCGGCCTGCTGGCGCGCTTCAACCACCCCGAGGTGCTCGCCGCCGCAGACGTCCACGTCGCCCAGCGGCTGGGGTCGCTGGCGCAGGAGACCGACGACGAGGTGCTGCTCGCCGTCGCGCTCGCCGTGCGGGCCGTGCGCACCGGCTCGGTGTGCCTCGACCTCGCGACCATCGGCGCGCTGCCCCTGGAGGACGACGTCGTGCTGCCGTGGCCCGAGCCGACGGCATGGACCGCGGCGGTGGCGAGCAGCGCCCTGGTCGCCCAGCAGCTGCTGCGACTCGACGGGACCCGCCTCTACCTCGACCGCTACTGGCGCGAGGAGGGCCAGGTCTGCGACGACCTCGTCGCCCGGGTCCGCCGCGATCCGCCCGAGGTCGACGTCGCGCTCCTCGAGGCCGGGCTCGAGCGGGTCTTCCCGGGCGAGGGGTACGCCGAGCAGCGCGACGCCGCCCGCGGTGCCGCCGTCCGCTGGACCACCGTGCTCACCGGCGGCCCCGGCACCGGCAAGACCACCACCGTGGCCGGTCTGCTGACCCTGGTCGCCGAGCAGCACGAGCTGCTGACCGGCCGGCCGCCCCGGATGGCGCTCAGCGCCCCGACCGGCAAGGCGGCCGCCCGGCTGCAGGAGGCCGTGCAGGAGGCGACCGAGCGGCTCGCGCCGGCCGACCAGCAGCGACTGGGCGTGCTGCAGGCCTCCACCCTCCACCGGCTGCTCGGCTGGCGGCCCGACAGCCGGGTGCGCTTCCGCCACCACCGCGGCAACCGGCTGCCCCACGACGTCGTGGTGGTCGACGAGACCTCGATGGTCTCGCTGACGATGATGGCCCGGCTGCTCGAGGCGATGCGGCCCGACGCCCGGCTGGTGCTCGTGGGCGACCCCGACCAGCTGGCCTCGGTGGAGGCCGGGGCCGTGCTGGCCGACCTGGTGGCGGGCCTGGAGGACGGTGCGGACTCCCCGGTGGCCGCGCTGCGACGCACGCACCGCTTCGGGGCCCGCATCGGTGCCCTCGCCGACGCGCTGCGCACCGGCGACGCCGACGCCGCGCTCGCCCAGCTGCGCGCCGGGGGCGGCGAGGTCGAGCTGGTCGACGCCGCCGACGAGGCGGCGATGACGCGGTTCCGCGACGAGGTGGCCGACGTCGCCGTCGAGCTGCGGCGCACGGGCGAGGCGGGCGACCGCACCGGAGCGCTCGCGGCGCTCGGCGGCCACCGCCTGCTGTGCGCCCACCGCGAGGGCCCCTACGGCGTCGGTGGCTGGAACCGGCTGGTCGAGCGGCTGGTCGCGGAGCGCACCGGCGTCACCCACTACGACGAGTGGTACGCCGGCCGCCCGATCCTGGTGACCGCCAACGACTACGACCAGCTGCTCAACAACGGCGACATGGGGGCCACCGTCCGCGACGCCGACGGCCGACTGCGCGTGGTGGTCCAGGTCGGTGGCGCCACCCGCGAGCTGGCCACCAGCCGGCTGGCGGGGGTGGAGACCGTGCACGCGATGACGGTGCACAAGTCGCAGGGGTCCCAGGCCCGGGTGGTGAGCGTGGTGCTGCCCGACGAGCAGTCCCGGCTGCTCACCCGCGAGCTGTTCTACACCGCCGTGACGCGGGCCCAGGAGCGGGTG